In Candidatus Zixiibacteriota bacterium, the genomic window CCTGAAGGCAAAGCGTGCTATCATGTTGTAGCGTCCTCACGGGAGTGAGGACGCTACAATTTATACTTCTCCATCCTGTACAGCAAAGTCGGCCGGGAGATGCCCAGGTATTTTGCCGCCTGGGTCTGGTTTCCATTGGCTTTTTCCAGGGCAATTTTGATAAGCTCTTTTTCAACTTCTTCTAAATCAATTCCTTCTTCTGGCAGATCCATTACCACGTTCCCGATTCTTTTCTCCCCTTTCCACATCTTTTCGGTCAGGTTTTCTTTTCTGATCACACAATCCTTTTTCAAGACCAAAGCCCGTTCGATAGTATTCTCCAACTCCCTGACATTCCCAGGCCAGGAATAGTTCATCAGAGAACTCATCGCCTCATCTTCAATTTGACAATCGGTATCTCCGAACTTCTTA contains:
- a CDS encoding sigma 54-interacting transcriptional regulator — protein: MQAKLLRAIQEREIDRVGSSSPVKIDVRIIAATNQDLEKLVKEKKFREDLYYRLNVISITLPPLRERKEDIPSLIEHFLKKFGDTDCQIEDEAMSSLMNYSWPGNVRELENTIERALVLKKDCVIRKENLTEKMWKGEKRIGNVVMDLPEEGIDLEEVEKELIKIALEKANGNQTQAAKYLGISRPTLLYRMEKYKL